A DNA window from Mya arenaria isolate MELC-2E11 chromosome 17, ASM2691426v1 contains the following coding sequences:
- the LOC128224374 gene encoding uncharacterized protein LOC128224374, with product MTLVTLVLFCVIICLTLAEQGRFKRVLLHGDGDLVAAVQLLTTQVNQQSADITNLKQKNLELESKITQMQSTFDQHLADISSHQTGGAVYVRWGRTVCPLNGTDLIYTGYAGGNQFSEYGAADFLCLTSEPLWGMYDDAEHSPSAKVYGTEYQFSEQQYANGGAQFFGKNLFDHDAPCAVCHTSRPATVMIPGRNQCYPGWTKEYAGYLVAGLSGTSHKSPTNYVCLDSGAEYEASDYRDDNGKLMYLVEAMCGSLRCPPYVQYREITCVVCSK from the exons ATGACTTTGGTTACCCTAGTTTTGTTTTGCGTAATAATCTGTTTAACGCTTGCTGAACAAGGACGTTTCAAACGCGTTCTTCTTCATGGCGATGGTGACCTTGTAGCAGCCGTTCAACTTCTGACTACTCAGGTCAATCAGCAAAGCGCAGATATAACCAATTTAAAGCAGAAGAATTTGGAGCTGGAGTCCAAGATAACTCAGATGCAGTCGACTTTCGACCAGCACTTAGCTGATATATCTTCCCACCAAACAGGGG GCGCTGTGTACGTCAGATGGGGACGAACAGTTTGTCCACTGAATGGAACAGATCTAATATACACAG GTTATGCTGGGGGAAATCAGTTCTCTGAATATGGTGCTGCTGATTTTCTCTGTCTGACCTCGGAACCTTTGTGGGGGATGTACGATGACGCTGAGCATTCACCATCGGCAAAGGTGTACGGGACGGAATATCAGTTTTCTGAACAGCAGTATGCAAACGGAGGAGCACAATTCTTTGGGAAGAATTTGTTTGATCATGACGCACCATGCGCAGTTTGTCACACTTCTCGACCAGCCACCGTCATGATCCCCGGCAGAAATCAGTGCTACCCTGGATGGACAAAAGAATATGCCGGTTATTTGGTCGCTGGATTATCTGGAACATCACATAAATCTCCTACCAACTACGTGTGTTTGGATTCTGGAGCCGAGTATGAAGCTTCAGACTACAGAGACGACAACGGAAAGTTGATGTACCTGGTTGAAGCTATGTGTGGATCACTTCGTTGTCCTCCGTATGTGCAGTACCGTGAAATAACGTGTGTTGTGTGCAGCAAATAA